A single genomic interval of Nonomuraea rubra harbors:
- a CDS encoding carbohydrate ABC transporter permease, translating to MTATNLRDRVAVPAAARPRPFWTIPRRDALVGYLLISPQLAGSALFVLLPLGLVVYYSLQEWNVLAGTFDFVGGENYAKLLADPNMGQVLASTALFSAGLVVLNLALALLLAVLLNQRLAGTTFFRTLFFSPVLVSLVAWTIVWQFLLQQDGGVNGLLDVAGVEGPNWLRGEGTALLSVVVVQVVKNVGLNMVLFLAALQGVPRQLYEAAQLDGAGAWTRFLRVTVPLISPTILLTSIITVVGSLQVFAQIAVLTQGGPGMSTTVLVYYLYQQAFQFRHLGYGATLSVLLFLIVAALTLLQWRLRRKWVFHES from the coding sequence GTGACGGCGACGAACCTGCGCGACCGGGTGGCGGTGCCCGCCGCCGCCCGGCCCCGCCCCTTCTGGACCATCCCCCGACGCGACGCCCTCGTCGGCTACCTGCTGATCTCGCCGCAGCTCGCGGGCAGCGCGCTGTTCGTCCTGCTGCCGCTCGGCCTGGTCGTCTACTACAGCCTCCAGGAGTGGAACGTGCTGGCGGGCACGTTCGACTTCGTCGGCGGCGAGAACTACGCCAAGCTGCTCGCCGACCCGAACATGGGCCAGGTGCTGGCCAGCACCGCGCTCTTCTCGGCCGGCCTGGTCGTGCTCAACCTCGCCCTCGCCCTGCTTCTCGCCGTCCTGCTGAACCAGCGGCTGGCCGGCACCACGTTCTTCCGCACGCTGTTCTTCTCGCCGGTGCTGGTGTCGCTGGTCGCCTGGACGATCGTCTGGCAGTTCCTGCTCCAGCAGGACGGCGGCGTCAACGGCCTGCTCGACGTGGCGGGCGTCGAGGGCCCCAACTGGCTGCGCGGCGAGGGCACCGCCCTGCTGTCGGTCGTCGTGGTCCAGGTCGTCAAGAACGTGGGGCTCAACATGGTCCTGTTCCTGGCGGCGCTGCAGGGCGTGCCGCGCCAGCTCTACGAGGCCGCGCAGCTCGACGGCGCCGGCGCCTGGACCCGGTTCCTGCGCGTCACCGTGCCGCTGATCAGCCCGACCATCCTGCTCACCTCGATCATCACCGTGGTCGGGTCGCTGCAGGTGTTCGCCCAGATCGCGGTGCTCACCCAGGGCGGGCCCGGCATGTCCACCACGGTCCTCGTCTACTACCTGTACCAGCAGGCCTTCCAGTTCCGGCACCTCGGCTACGGCGCCACCCTGTCGGTCCTGCTGTTCCTGATCGTCGCGGCGCTGACGCTGCTGCAGTGGCGGCTGCGCCGGAAGTGGGTCTTCCATGAGTCGTAG
- a CDS encoding GlxA family transcriptional regulator: MHTVAVLALDQVIPFDLSVPIEAFTRARLADGRPGYRTRVCGEGGEVDAGAFTMRVPWGLDGLQGADTIIVAGTSAPLAPLPGGVRDALRAAAANGTRIASICSGAFPLAATGLLDGQRVTTHWMLAERLAAAYPRLEVAPDVLYVDNGQFLTSAGAAAGLDLCLHLIRRDHGSAVAADAARLSVMPLEREGGQAQFIVQDHPAVPRGSELEPLLAWLQDNLASSLTLDDISARAGMSSRTLTRRFREQTGSTPLQWLHRARIRQAQHLLETTRHPVERIGAQVGFGSPTAFRDRFKRTTGVSPNSYRRAFGS; this comes from the coding sequence ATGCACACCGTCGCCGTACTCGCGCTCGACCAGGTGATCCCGTTCGACCTCTCCGTCCCGATCGAGGCGTTCACCCGGGCGCGGCTGGCCGACGGGCGTCCCGGCTACCGGACCCGGGTGTGCGGCGAGGGGGGCGAGGTCGACGCCGGGGCGTTCACGATGCGGGTGCCCTGGGGGCTGGACGGCCTCCAGGGAGCGGACACGATCATCGTGGCGGGCACCTCGGCCCCGTTGGCGCCGCTGCCCGGCGGCGTCCGCGACGCCCTGCGCGCGGCGGCCGCGAACGGCACCCGCATCGCCTCCATCTGCTCCGGCGCCTTCCCGCTGGCCGCCACCGGGTTGCTGGACGGTCAGCGGGTGACCACCCACTGGATGCTGGCCGAGCGGCTGGCCGCCGCCTACCCGCGGCTGGAGGTCGCCCCCGACGTCCTGTACGTGGACAACGGCCAGTTCCTCACCTCGGCCGGGGCCGCCGCCGGGCTCGACCTCTGCCTGCACCTGATCCGCCGCGATCACGGCTCGGCCGTGGCCGCCGACGCCGCCCGCCTGTCGGTCATGCCGCTGGAGCGGGAGGGCGGGCAGGCCCAGTTCATCGTCCAGGACCATCCGGCCGTACCGCGCGGCTCGGAGCTGGAGCCGCTGCTCGCCTGGCTGCAGGACAACCTCGCCAGCAGCCTGACCCTCGACGACATCTCGGCCCGCGCCGGCATGAGCTCGCGCACGCTGACCCGCCGCTTCCGCGAGCAGACCGGCTCCACCCCGCTGCAGTGGCTGCACCGCGCCCGCATCCGGCAGGCCCAGCACCTCCTCGAGACCACCCGGCACCCGGTCGAGCGCATCGGCGCGCAGGTCGGCTTCGGCTCGCCCACCGCCTTCCGCGACCGCTTCAAGAGGACGACCGGCGTCAGCCCCAACAGCTACCGGCGCGCGTTCGGCTCCTGA
- a CDS encoding carbohydrate ABC transporter permease produces the protein MSRRVKLALYALLCVLCVPFVFPTWWMVTSSVKPISDIFAFPPALVPSRFDFSTYGRVFELQPFGQQYLNSLYIAAVVTAGTMAVAAMAGYAFARVRFPGQNVLFLVVLVGLLIPSEVTIVPLFQMFHAAGLTDTHWPLILVPVLGAPSVLATFIMRQFFITLPGELEEAARVDGLGRFGTFCRVALPLARPAIGAVAIFTFLHSWNLYLEPIVFLSTPSKFTLPQALTQFVDAYGSPLWNVQLSAATMTALPILVVFVLAQRQFIEGLAHTGLKG, from the coding sequence ATGAGTCGTAGGGTCAAGCTCGCGCTGTACGCGCTGCTGTGCGTGCTGTGCGTGCCGTTCGTGTTCCCGACCTGGTGGATGGTCACCTCGTCGGTGAAGCCGATCAGCGACATCTTCGCCTTCCCGCCCGCGCTGGTGCCGTCCAGGTTCGACTTCTCCACCTATGGCCGGGTCTTCGAGCTGCAGCCGTTCGGGCAGCAGTACCTCAACAGCCTCTACATCGCGGCGGTGGTGACCGCCGGCACGATGGCGGTGGCCGCGATGGCCGGCTACGCGTTCGCCCGCGTCCGCTTCCCCGGCCAGAACGTGCTCTTCCTGGTCGTGCTCGTCGGCCTGCTCATCCCCAGCGAGGTGACGATCGTCCCGCTGTTCCAGATGTTCCACGCGGCGGGGCTGACCGACACGCACTGGCCGCTGATCCTGGTGCCGGTCCTCGGCGCGCCCAGCGTGCTGGCGACGTTCATCATGCGGCAGTTCTTCATCACGCTGCCCGGCGAGCTGGAGGAGGCCGCCAGGGTCGACGGGCTCGGCCGCTTCGGCACCTTCTGCCGCGTCGCGCTGCCGCTGGCCAGGCCCGCGATCGGCGCCGTCGCCATCTTCACGTTCCTGCACTCGTGGAACCTCTACCTCGAACCCATCGTGTTCCTGTCGACCCCGTCGAAGTTCACCCTGCCGCAGGCGCTCACCCAGTTCGTCGACGCCTACGGCTCGCCCCTGTGGAACGTGCAGCTCTCCGCCGCCACGATGACCGCCCTGCCCATCCTGGTCGTCTTCGTGCTGGCCCAGCGGCAGTTCATCGAGGGGCTCGCGCACACCGGTCTGAAAGGCTGA
- a CDS encoding class I SAM-dependent methyltransferase, whose translation MTESSYLHETRVAYDTVAADYAELLRDELDGKPLDRAMLAAFAELVREAGEVADLGCGPGRVTAHLRALGVDAFGVDLSPEMIAVARRSHPGVRFEVGSMTALDLADEAVGGAVLWYSTVHTPPELLPKVFAEAHRVLAPGGHLLIAFKVGDQRRHLSRGYGHELSLDVYWNPPEQIAELLGKAGLVVDARLIREPDASERPRSGQQGFFLAYKPGRD comes from the coding sequence GTGACCGAATCTTCCTACCTCCACGAGACCCGGGTGGCCTACGACACCGTCGCCGCCGACTACGCCGAGCTGCTCCGCGACGAGCTCGACGGCAAGCCGCTGGACCGCGCGATGCTGGCGGCGTTCGCCGAGCTCGTCCGGGAGGCCGGGGAGGTCGCCGACCTCGGCTGCGGCCCCGGCCGCGTCACGGCCCACCTGCGGGCTCTGGGGGTGGACGCGTTCGGCGTCGACCTGTCACCCGAGATGATCGCCGTCGCCCGCCGGAGCCACCCGGGGGTGCGGTTCGAGGTGGGGTCGATGACCGCGCTGGACCTGGCGGACGAGGCCGTCGGCGGCGCGGTCCTGTGGTACTCGACCGTGCACACGCCGCCGGAGCTGCTGCCGAAGGTCTTCGCCGAGGCCCATCGGGTGCTGGCGCCGGGTGGTCACCTGCTGATCGCGTTCAAGGTGGGTGACCAGCGTCGCCACCTGAGCAGGGGGTACGGGCACGAGTTGTCGCTCGACGTCTACTGGAATCCGCCCGAGCAGATCGCCGAGCTGCTGGGCAAGGCCGGGCTGGTCGTGGACGCCCGGCTGATCCGCGAGCCCGACGCGAGCGAGCGGCCCCGGTCCGGGCAGCAGGGCTTCTTCCTGGCGTACAAGCCCGGCCGGGACTGA
- a CDS encoding LacI family DNA-binding transcriptional regulator codes for MTPSGRRLTQHDIARMAGVSQTTVSLVLNGRADGEVRISPETRERVLQVIRETGYVADPAARRLVERRNRIYGVFTYEAVFPAESADFYHPFLVGIEECAEEAGCDLLLFTSAKVEQGERRRIFSAESRIRLADGCVLLGRTIDRDDLSRLLSEGIPFVSVGRRDDAGGPVPYVGADYPPAVRALVRRAAALGHRRMAYVGSGQGAESYADRLRGFVEGVAEAGVEGVHLTGADTLFDGTSGVTVVFAEELADGAAIAEVARARGLDVPRDLSIVALGAPTRPVSTDIDFAGFRIPRREMGRRAVELLTQVLEHGGTPQELLACELVEGSTLASPHQ; via the coding sequence GTGACTCCTTCAGGTCGGCGGCTGACGCAGCACGACATCGCGCGCATGGCGGGAGTGAGCCAGACGACGGTGTCCCTGGTGCTCAACGGGAGGGCCGACGGTGAGGTGCGGATCTCGCCCGAGACCCGCGAGCGGGTGCTCCAGGTGATCAGGGAGACCGGTTACGTGGCCGATCCGGCGGCCAGGCGGCTCGTCGAGCGGCGCAACCGCATCTACGGCGTGTTCACCTACGAGGCCGTCTTCCCCGCCGAGAGCGCCGACTTCTACCACCCGTTCCTGGTCGGGATCGAGGAGTGCGCCGAGGAGGCGGGCTGCGACCTGCTGCTGTTCACCAGCGCCAAGGTGGAGCAGGGCGAGCGGCGGCGGATCTTCAGCGCGGAGAGCCGGATCCGGCTGGCGGACGGCTGTGTCCTGCTCGGCCGGACGATCGACCGGGACGACCTGTCCAGGCTGCTGTCGGAGGGCATCCCGTTCGTCTCGGTCGGGCGCCGCGACGACGCCGGCGGGCCGGTGCCGTACGTCGGCGCGGACTACCCGCCGGCCGTGCGCGCGCTGGTCAGACGGGCGGCGGCGCTCGGGCACCGGCGGATGGCCTACGTCGGGTCGGGGCAGGGCGCGGAGTCCTACGCCGACCGGTTGCGCGGCTTCGTCGAGGGGGTGGCCGAGGCGGGCGTCGAGGGGGTGCACCTGACGGGCGCGGACACCCTGTTCGACGGCACGTCCGGCGTCACGGTGGTGTTCGCCGAGGAGCTGGCGGACGGCGCCGCCATCGCGGAGGTCGCCCGCGCCCGCGGCCTGGACGTGCCGCGCGACCTGTCCATCGTCGCGCTGGGCGCGCCCACCAGGCCGGTGTCCACCGACATCGACTTCGCGGGGTTCCGCATCCCCCGGCGGGAGATGGGCCGCAGGGCCGTCGAGCTGCTCACCCAGGTGCTGGAGCACGGCGGCACCCCGCAGGAACTGCTGGCGTGCGAGCTGGTCGAAGGCTCCACCCTGGCATCCCCCCATCAGTGA
- a CDS encoding 5'-nucleotidase — protein sequence MTLSTTVKVKAPVTLKYQWTFSDGDKGKVRTYRVGGKGVKTIRLSTSLKVEDDATGWGAVRVVSPAKKTSKKASFAVTCQGGGESTGDVWDSVTTSIEQDRSDATPTPTTTPASSPSATTSPSPTPTGTQAPLPNLVQKARIAFERTTASKCPLTFKLHGRLEGIPAGAQTIQYRLVGAKDWKTLNVPADHGPVYNAVLETLSWDQESATYSMQIEFNQANRLRTNLIYYFECAGPKGSTQIGVAADDIKRDALGGGPLAELVADAMVEAVQPVSGAQIALVSKHAVRSPIAEIKKGPVTYEQLYVTQPNGLHVDTWSMSGSQLKWLLGHASKERGVLTPSAGLRYTLADGKVTEITLNGAPVTDTQLIKVAANYILAGGWEGFPQWKWPNNSVAHNGPDDRGALGSYFADHSPVSAPRGDRVTVRGWAS from the coding sequence GTGACGCTGTCGACCACGGTGAAGGTGAAGGCGCCTGTCACGCTGAAGTACCAGTGGACCTTCAGCGACGGCGACAAGGGCAAGGTCAGGACATACCGGGTCGGCGGTAAGGGCGTCAAGACGATCCGTCTGTCCACGTCGCTCAAGGTCGAGGATGACGCCACCGGCTGGGGCGCCGTCCGTGTGGTCAGCCCGGCGAAGAAGACTTCCAAGAAGGCGTCGTTCGCCGTCACCTGCCAGGGTGGCGGGGAGAGCACGGGAGACGTCTGGGACAGCGTGACCACCTCCATCGAGCAGGACCGGTCCGACGCCACCCCCACCCCCACAACCACGCCCGCGTCGAGCCCGAGCGCGACCACGAGCCCGTCCCCCACTCCGACCGGGACGCAGGCGCCGCTCCCGAACCTGGTGCAGAAGGCCCGCATCGCCTTCGAGCGCACCACGGCGTCGAAGTGCCCGTTGACCTTCAAGCTCCACGGTCGGCTTGAAGGGATTCCCGCGGGCGCGCAGACGATCCAGTACCGCCTTGTCGGCGCCAAGGACTGGAAGACGCTCAACGTGCCGGCCGACCACGGCCCCGTCTACAACGCCGTGCTCGAGACGCTGAGCTGGGACCAGGAGTCGGCCACGTACTCGATGCAGATCGAGTTCAACCAGGCCAACAGGCTCAGGACCAACCTCATCTACTACTTCGAGTGCGCCGGGCCGAAGGGGAGCACGCAGATCGGCGTCGCCGCCGACGACATCAAGCGCGACGCCTTGGGCGGCGGCCCACTGGCAGAGCTGGTGGCCGACGCCATGGTCGAAGCGGTCCAGCCCGTGTCCGGCGCGCAGATCGCCCTGGTCAGCAAGCACGCCGTCCGCTCGCCGATCGCCGAGATCAAGAAGGGGCCCGTCACGTACGAGCAGCTGTACGTCACGCAGCCGAACGGCCTTCACGTCGACACCTGGTCCATGAGCGGCTCCCAGCTCAAGTGGCTCCTGGGGCACGCGAGCAAGGAGCGGGGCGTGCTGACCCCGTCCGCCGGGCTGCGCTACACCCTGGCCGACGGAAAGGTCACGGAGATCACGCTGAACGGCGCTCCGGTGACCGACACCCAGCTGATCAAGGTCGCCGCGAACTACATCCTGGCCGGCGGCTGGGAGGGTTTCCCGCAGTGGAAGTGGCCGAACAACAGCGTGGCGCACAACGGGCCTGATGACCGCGGTGCGCTGGGGTCGTACTTCGCCGACCACTCGCCGGTCAGCGCCCCCAGGGGAGACCGCGTCACGGTTCGCGGATGGGCTTCCTGA
- a CDS encoding ABC transporter substrate-binding protein produces MKASGKLAALSLTALLTITACGGGDTGTAAQGPQPLRMSIWTSNEAHLKLFKEIAAEYRKSRPQVGEITFDPIPFENYTTTLTTQIAGGNPPDLAWIMENSAPDFVGSGALVPLKSKIENAGELVPAATRLWQHDGELYAYPFSTSPFGVFVNTDLVKAAGQKAPRDLMKAGQWDWEHANEINKAVAAKGKNGLTILNFDYKAWDNLATIWQGWGAKAWSDDGATCQFNAPEMVEAMTFMHKAIFTDKSMPGPGTAVDFFSGDTAMAVAQISRAAMLEDSTFKWDLVPLPAGPKGEYAVIGQAGIGVLKKSPRAEQATDFLAYFANAANSAKLAAYFPPARGSLLTADTMAKTSPMLNGDQLQEVVINGIEKGVVKPSHTGQAELAQTARAALDPLWKPDADVKAVLDGVCAKIQPLLGG; encoded by the coding sequence ATGAAAGCATCCGGGAAGCTGGCGGCACTCTCGCTGACCGCCCTCCTCACCATCACCGCCTGCGGCGGCGGCGACACCGGGACGGCCGCGCAGGGCCCGCAGCCGTTGCGCATGTCGATCTGGACCTCCAACGAGGCCCACCTGAAGCTGTTCAAGGAGATCGCCGCCGAGTACCGCAAGTCCCGTCCGCAGGTCGGCGAGATCACCTTCGACCCGATCCCGTTCGAGAACTACACGACCACGCTGACCACGCAGATCGCCGGCGGCAACCCGCCCGACCTGGCGTGGATCATGGAGAACTCCGCGCCCGACTTCGTCGGCTCGGGCGCCCTCGTCCCGCTCAAGAGCAAGATCGAGAACGCGGGCGAGCTGGTCCCGGCCGCCACCCGGCTCTGGCAGCACGACGGTGAGCTGTACGCCTACCCGTTCTCCACCTCGCCCTTCGGCGTCTTCGTCAACACCGACCTGGTCAAGGCCGCGGGCCAGAAGGCGCCGCGTGACCTGATGAAGGCCGGCCAGTGGGACTGGGAGCACGCCAACGAGATCAACAAGGCCGTGGCGGCGAAGGGCAAGAACGGCCTGACCATCCTGAACTTCGACTACAAGGCCTGGGACAACCTCGCCACGATCTGGCAGGGCTGGGGCGCCAAGGCGTGGAGCGATGACGGCGCCACCTGCCAGTTCAACGCGCCCGAGATGGTCGAGGCCATGACGTTCATGCACAAGGCGATCTTCACCGACAAGTCGATGCCCGGCCCCGGCACGGCCGTGGACTTCTTCTCCGGTGACACCGCGATGGCCGTGGCCCAGATCTCGCGCGCCGCGATGCTGGAGGACTCGACGTTCAAGTGGGACCTGGTGCCGCTGCCCGCCGGGCCGAAGGGCGAGTACGCGGTCATCGGCCAGGCCGGGATCGGCGTGCTGAAGAAGTCGCCGAGGGCCGAGCAGGCCACCGACTTCCTCGCCTACTTCGCCAACGCGGCCAACTCCGCCAAGCTCGCCGCGTACTTCCCGCCCGCGCGCGGCTCGCTGCTGACCGCCGACACCATGGCCAAGACCAGCCCCATGCTGAACGGCGACCAGCTCCAGGAAGTGGTGATCAACGGCATCGAGAAGGGCGTGGTCAAGCCCAGCCACACCGGCCAGGCCGAGCTCGCCCAGACCGCCAGGGCCGCCCTGGACCCGCTGTGGAAGCCGGACGCCGACGTCAAGGCGGTGCTGGACGGCGTGTGCGCGAAGATCCAGCCGCTGCTGGGCGGATGA
- a CDS encoding FAD-dependent oxidoreductase, with product MVEISADALVVGGGLGGVAAALALLRAGRSVVLTEEYDWLGGQLTSQAVPPDEHTWVERFGVTASYRALRDGIRRYYRDHYPLTERARAWRELNPGAGHVSKLCHEPRVAVAVIEAMLAPYRGSGRLRVLQPYRPVGAEVDGDRVTAVRLAHRDGGGEITAVAAYVLDATETGELLPLTGTEYVTGFESQDETGEPSAPATAQPMNMQAVSVCFAIDHVDGDHTVDRPASYDFWRAYQPPFWGDRLLSWRCPSPRTLEIVERSFTPNPGDDPRQVEADQRVNPGDGNLWTFRRIAARDNFVPGAYGSDITLVNWPMIDYLEGPVIDVPDADRHLQAARELSLSVLYWLQTEAPRHDGGTGYPGLRLRGDVTGSADGLAQAPYIRESRRVRALTTVTEQDLSVAVRGDKGAVSYHDSVGVGMYRIDLHPSTGGDNYIDVACSPFEIPLGALIPQRMGNLLPACKNIGTTHITNGAYRLHPVEWNVGEAAGALAAFCLDRATTPHAVQADGRLLADYQHRLARDGVELRWPDVTGY from the coding sequence GTGGTTGAGATATCGGCAGACGCGCTCGTCGTCGGCGGCGGGCTGGGCGGCGTGGCCGCCGCGCTCGCCCTGCTCCGGGCGGGCCGCTCGGTGGTCCTCACCGAGGAGTACGACTGGCTGGGCGGCCAGCTCACCAGCCAGGCCGTGCCGCCGGACGAGCACACCTGGGTGGAGCGGTTCGGCGTCACGGCGAGCTATCGCGCGCTGCGCGACGGCATCCGGCGCTACTACCGCGACCACTACCCGCTGACCGAGCGGGCGCGGGCCTGGCGCGAGCTCAACCCGGGCGCCGGGCACGTCAGCAAGCTGTGCCACGAGCCCCGGGTCGCCGTCGCGGTCATCGAGGCCATGCTGGCCCCGTACCGGGGGTCGGGGAGGCTGCGGGTGCTGCAGCCGTACCGGCCGGTGGGGGCCGAGGTGGACGGCGATCGGGTCACGGCCGTACGGCTCGCGCACCGCGACGGGGGCGGGGAGATCACGGCGGTGGCGGCGTACGTGCTGGACGCCACCGAGACCGGCGAGCTGCTGCCCCTGACCGGCACCGAGTACGTGACCGGCTTCGAGTCGCAGGACGAGACCGGCGAGCCGAGCGCCCCAGCGACCGCGCAGCCGATGAACATGCAGGCCGTGTCCGTGTGCTTCGCGATCGACCACGTGGACGGCGACCACACCGTGGACAGGCCCGCCTCCTACGACTTCTGGCGTGCCTACCAGCCGCCCTTCTGGGGCGACCGGCTGCTGTCGTGGCGCTGCCCGAGCCCGCGGACGTTGGAGATCGTGGAGCGTTCCTTCACCCCGAACCCGGGCGACGACCCCCGGCAGGTGGAGGCCGACCAGCGGGTCAACCCGGGCGACGGCAACCTGTGGACGTTCCGCAGGATCGCCGCCAGGGACAACTTCGTGCCGGGCGCGTACGGCAGCGACATCACGCTCGTCAACTGGCCGATGATCGACTACCTGGAGGGCCCGGTCATCGACGTGCCGGACGCCGACCGGCATCTTCAGGCCGCCCGCGAGCTGTCCCTGTCGGTCCTGTACTGGCTGCAGACCGAGGCGCCTCGCCACGACGGCGGCACCGGGTACCCGGGCCTGCGGCTGCGCGGCGACGTCACGGGCAGCGCGGACGGGCTCGCCCAGGCCCCCTACATCCGCGAGTCCCGGCGCGTCCGGGCCCTGACCACCGTCACCGAACAGGACCTGTCTGTGGCGGTACGCGGCGACAAGGGCGCCGTCTCCTATCACGATTCCGTGGGCGTGGGCATGTACCGCATCGACCTGCACCCCTCGACCGGCGGCGACAACTACATCGACGTCGCCTGCTCCCCGTTCGAGATCCCTCTCGGGGCGCTGATCCCGCAGCGGATGGGCAACCTGCTGCCCGCCTGCAAGAACATCGGCACCACCCACATCACCAACGGCGCCTACCGCCTGCACCCGGTGGAGTGGAACGTCGGCGAGGCGGCCGGCGCGCTCGCCGCCTTCTGCCTGGACCGCGCCACCACGCCGCACGCCGTGCAGGCGGACGGGCGGTTGCTGGCCGACTACCAGCATCGGCTCGCCCGCGACGGCGTGGAGCTGCGCTGGCCCGACGTCACCGGTTACTGA
- the kstD gene encoding 3-oxosteroid 1-dehydrogenase gives MAGSARSTSSHSPEGPSRRTLLRGAAVAGGALMTGAAFGGSPARAGTEYDVVVVGAGAAGMTAALAAARRGLRTVVIEKAPVFGGSAARSGAGIWIPNNEVILAAGVQDTPAKAAAYLARVVGDTVPIERQQAFLAAGPAMISFVIRNSPLRFRFMEGYSDYYPELPGGMPGGRSIEPAQLDGNLLGAELARLNGPYIPTPAGMVVHSADYKWLTLAAVNPKGLEVSAACLLRGTEAALRGEKPLTMGQSLAAGLRAGLVAAGVPVLLNTPLLDLSREAGRVTGVITPSGPITARRGVIIGSGGFEHSAAMRAEFQRQPIGTSWTVGADSNTGDGIEAGERAGAALDLMDDAWWGPAIPLPDEPYFCLAERTLPGSVLVNGHGVRFVNEGAPYSDVVHVMYDRNGPATPHIPAWLIVDQHYRNKYLFRDVAPLLPLPAAWFGSGAVYKAWTIEQLAQQIGVPQAALRGTISRFNGFATTGRDLDFHRGDSAYDRYYADPLVKPNPCLAPLWLPPFYAFKIIPGDLGTKGGMRTDARARVLRADGSVIPGLYAAGNASAAVMGHSYAGSGSTIGPAMTFGYVAANDLAGPL, from the coding sequence ATGGCCGGATCAGCGAGATCGACCAGCAGCCACAGCCCCGAGGGCCCCAGCCGCCGTACCCTGCTCCGCGGCGCTGCCGTCGCCGGTGGCGCGCTGATGACGGGTGCCGCGTTCGGTGGCTCGCCCGCACGCGCCGGCACCGAGTACGACGTCGTGGTGGTCGGCGCGGGCGCCGCCGGGATGACCGCGGCGCTGGCGGCGGCCAGGCGCGGCCTGCGTACCGTCGTGATCGAGAAGGCGCCGGTGTTCGGCGGGTCGGCGGCCCGCTCAGGGGCGGGCATCTGGATCCCGAACAACGAGGTCATCCTCGCCGCGGGGGTGCAGGACACCCCGGCCAAGGCCGCCGCCTACCTCGCCCGCGTCGTCGGCGACACCGTCCCGATCGAGCGGCAGCAGGCGTTCCTGGCCGCGGGACCGGCCATGATCTCCTTCGTGATACGGAACAGCCCGCTGCGCTTCCGGTTCATGGAGGGCTACTCCGACTACTATCCGGAGTTGCCCGGCGGCATGCCCGGCGGCCGTTCCATCGAGCCCGCCCAGCTCGACGGCAACCTCCTCGGCGCCGAGCTGGCCCGCCTGAACGGCCCGTACATCCCCACCCCCGCCGGCATGGTGGTCCACAGCGCCGACTACAAGTGGCTGACGCTCGCCGCCGTCAACCCCAAGGGCCTGGAGGTGAGCGCCGCGTGCCTGCTGCGCGGCACCGAGGCCGCGCTGCGCGGCGAGAAGCCGCTGACCATGGGCCAGTCGCTGGCCGCCGGGTTGCGCGCCGGGCTGGTGGCCGCCGGCGTACCGGTACTGCTGAACACCCCGCTGCTCGACCTGAGCCGCGAAGCCGGGCGCGTCACGGGCGTCATCACCCCGTCCGGCCCGATCACGGCCAGGCGCGGCGTGATCATCGGGTCGGGCGGGTTCGAGCACAGCGCGGCCATGCGCGCGGAGTTCCAGCGCCAGCCCATCGGCACGAGCTGGACCGTCGGCGCCGACTCGAACACCGGTGACGGCATCGAGGCCGGCGAGCGGGCCGGCGCCGCGCTCGACCTGATGGACGACGCCTGGTGGGGCCCGGCCATCCCGCTGCCCGACGAGCCGTACTTCTGCCTGGCCGAGCGCACGCTGCCCGGCAGCGTCCTGGTCAACGGCCACGGCGTGCGCTTCGTCAACGAGGGCGCGCCCTACAGCGACGTCGTGCACGTCATGTACGACCGCAACGGCCCTGCCACCCCGCACATCCCCGCCTGGCTGATCGTCGACCAGCACTACCGCAACAAGTACCTGTTCCGGGACGTCGCACCGCTGCTGCCGCTGCCCGCCGCCTGGTTCGGCAGCGGCGCCGTGTACAAGGCGTGGACCATCGAGCAGCTGGCCCAGCAGATCGGCGTGCCCCAGGCCGCGCTGCGCGGCACGATCAGCCGGTTCAACGGGTTCGCGACGACCGGCAGGGACCTCGACTTCCACCGCGGCGACAGCGCCTACGACCGCTACTACGCCGACCCCCTGGTCAAGCCGAACCCCTGCCTGGCCCCGCTCTGGCTGCCGCCCTTCTACGCGTTCAAGATCATCCCCGGGGACCTCGGCACCAAGGGCGGGATGCGCACGGACGCCCGCGCGCGCGTGCTGCGCGCCGACGGGTCGGTCATCCCCGGCCTGTACGCCGCCGGCAACGCCAGCGCGGCCGTCATGGGCCACAGCTACGCCGGCTCCGGCTCGACCATCGGCCCCGCCATGACCTTCGGCTACGTGGCCGCCAACGACCTCGCCGGCCCGCTCTGA